A single window of Onychomys torridus chromosome 8, mOncTor1.1, whole genome shotgun sequence DNA harbors:
- the Iba57 gene encoding putative transferase CAF17, mitochondrial isoform X2, with protein MSQLSSGQLVDPWLQRLPESTEEAPGFLLESDSSVLGTLQKYLAVYKIRRKVAVEPCPELQVWAVLPCAPQVPEAVPLEERAEATTILTRDPRTVRMGWRLLTQDDGPALVPRGQLGDLRDYHTHRYQQGIPEGVCDLPPGTALPLESNLAFMNGVSFTKGCYIGQELTARTHHTGIIRKRLFPVRLEGPLPANGISPGTSVTVTATGQAAGKFRAGQGHVGLALLRSETIKGPLHIKTSESQQVAVTASVPDWWPTAAK; from the exons ATGTCACAGCTTTCCTCTGGCCAGCTCGTAGACCCTTGGCTCCAAAG ACTCCCCGAGAGCACCGAGGAGGCACCAGGCTTTCTCCTAGAGTCTGACAGCTCTGTGCTGGGCACCTTACAGAAGTACCTGGCCGTATATAAGATCCGGCGGAAGGTCGCTGTGGAGCCATGTCCAGAGCTCCAGGTGTGGGCTGTGCTACCCTGTGCCCCTCAGGTCCCCGAGGCTGTACCACTAGAAGAGAGGGCGGAAGCCACCACCATCCTCACCCGTGACCCCCGGACTGTACGTATGGGGTGGCGGCTTCTCACTCAGGATGACGGCCCAGCCTTGGTGCCCAGGGGACAGCTTGGGGACCTCCGAGATTATCATACACACCGGTACCAGCAAG GCATCCCTGAGGGGGTCTGTGACCTGCCCCCAGGGACAGCCCTACCCCTGGAGTCCAACCTGGCCTTCATGAATGGAGTGAGCTTCACCAAGGGCTGCTACATTGGGCAGGAGCTGACGGCCCGCACCCACCACACAGGCATCATTCGTAAGCGTCTCTTCCCTGTGAGGCTCGAAGGTCCCCTGCCTGCCAATGGCATCAGCCCCGGCACCTCAGTGACGGTGACTGCAACAGGACAGGCAGCAGGCAAGTTCAGGGCCGGCCAGGGACATGTGGGCCTGGCTTTGCTGCGGTCAGAGACCATCAAGGGTCCTCTCCACATAAAGACCTCCGAGAGCCAACAGGTTGCCGTGACTGCCTCGGTGCCGGACTGGTGGCCCACGGCTGCCAAGTAG
- the Iba57 gene encoding putative transferase CAF17, mitochondrial isoform X1: MAAALLLRGAAAGRRSPAWLWQPNWIPRRCLARGSGLRGNPEDSVAWTCFRLDERALLRVRGPDAAPFLLGLLTNELPFSGPPTGAAQPSPRAAYAHFLNVQGRTLYDVILYGLPESTEEAPGFLLESDSSVLGTLQKYLAVYKIRRKVAVEPCPELQVWAVLPCAPQVPEAVPLEERAEATTILTRDPRTVRMGWRLLTQDDGPALVPRGQLGDLRDYHTHRYQQGIPEGVCDLPPGTALPLESNLAFMNGVSFTKGCYIGQELTARTHHTGIIRKRLFPVRLEGPLPANGISPGTSVTVTATGQAAGKFRAGQGHVGLALLRSETIKGPLHIKTSESQQVAVTASVPDWWPTAAK; the protein is encoded by the exons ATGGCAGCCGCGTTGCTGCTCCGGGGCGCGGCTGCGGGGCGCCGAAGCCCGGCCTGGCTCTGGCAGCCCAACTGGATCCCGAGGCGCTGCTTGGCCCGTGGCTCCGGCCTCCGCGGCAACCCGGAGGACAGCGTGGCCTGGACCTGCTTCCGGCTAGACGAGCGCGCCTTACTGCGCGTGCGCGGCCCGGACGCTGCGCCCTTCCTGTTGGGACTATTGACCAATGAGCTGCCGTTTTCGGGTCCTCCAACCGGCGCGGCTCAGCCCTCTCCGCGTGCGGCGTATGCCCACTTCCTGAATGTGCAGGGACGCACGCTGTATGACGTCATCCTGTATGG ACTCCCCGAGAGCACCGAGGAGGCACCAGGCTTTCTCCTAGAGTCTGACAGCTCTGTGCTGGGCACCTTACAGAAGTACCTGGCCGTATATAAGATCCGGCGGAAGGTCGCTGTGGAGCCATGTCCAGAGCTCCAGGTGTGGGCTGTGCTACCCTGTGCCCCTCAGGTCCCCGAGGCTGTACCACTAGAAGAGAGGGCGGAAGCCACCACCATCCTCACCCGTGACCCCCGGACTGTACGTATGGGGTGGCGGCTTCTCACTCAGGATGACGGCCCAGCCTTGGTGCCCAGGGGACAGCTTGGGGACCTCCGAGATTATCATACACACCGGTACCAGCAAG GCATCCCTGAGGGGGTCTGTGACCTGCCCCCAGGGACAGCCCTACCCCTGGAGTCCAACCTGGCCTTCATGAATGGAGTGAGCTTCACCAAGGGCTGCTACATTGGGCAGGAGCTGACGGCCCGCACCCACCACACAGGCATCATTCGTAAGCGTCTCTTCCCTGTGAGGCTCGAAGGTCCCCTGCCTGCCAATGGCATCAGCCCCGGCACCTCAGTGACGGTGACTGCAACAGGACAGGCAGCAGGCAAGTTCAGGGCCGGCCAGGGACATGTGGGCCTGGCTTTGCTGCGGTCAGAGACCATCAAGGGTCCTCTCCACATAAAGACCTCCGAGAGCCAACAGGTTGCCGTGACTGCCTCGGTGCCGGACTGGTGGCCCACGGCTGCCAAGTAG
- the Gjc2 gene encoding gap junction gamma-2 protein isoform X1 — MRQVHMGSGFTDGHKMCRTQQLRSHLLAPMTNMSWSFLTRLLEEIHNHSTFVGKVWLTVLVVFRIVLTAVGGESIYSDEQSKFTCNTRQPGCDNVCYDAFAPLSHVRFWVFQIVVISTPSVMYLGYAVHRLARASEQERRRALRRRPGPRRVPRAQLPPPPPGWPDTTDLGEAEPILALEEEEDEEPGAPEGPGEDTEEERAEDVAAKGGGGDGKTVVTPGPAGQHDGRRRIQREGLMRVYVAQLVVRAAFEVAFLVGQYLLYGFEVPPFFACSRQPCPHVVDCFVSRPTEKTVFLLVMYVVSCLCLLLNLCEMAHLGLGSAQDAVRGRRGASAPGPGPAPRPPPCAFPSAATAGLACPPEYSLVVRAAERARAHDQNLANLALQALRDGAAAAAVVADRDSPPCSGLNAASRGPPRAGGPASGTGSATSGGTVGEQGRPGAQEQLTTKPRAGSEKGSTGSRDGKATVWI, encoded by the exons ATGCGGCAAGTGCACATGGGTTCAGGGTTTACTGATGGACACAAGATGTGCAGGACACAGCAACTCAG GTCCCACCTGCTCGCTCCCATGACCAACATGAGCTGGAGCTTCCTGACGCGGCTGCTGGAGGAGATCCACAATCATTCCACCTTCGTGGGCAAAGTGTGGCTCACTGTGCTAGTGGTCTTCCGAATTGTGCTAACGGCTGTGGGTGGCGAGTCCATCTATTCGGATGAGCAATCCAAGTTCACCTGCAACACTCGGCAGCCGGGCTGTGACAATGTCTGCTATGACGCCTTCGCGCCGCTGTCGCACGTGCGCTTTTGGGTCTTTCAAATCGTGGTCATCTCCACGCCTTCTGTCATGTACCTGGGCTATGCAGTCCATCGCCTGGCGCGCGCCTCAGAGCAGGAGCGCAGACGCGCCCTCCGTCGTCGCCCCGGCCCCCGGCGCGTGCCCCGGGCGCAGCTGCCACCGCCGCCTCCTGGCTGGCCGGACACCACGGATCTGGGTGAGGCGGAGCCCATACTGgcgctggaggaggaggaggacgaggagccAGGGGCGCCCGAGGGCCCCGGGGAAGACACGGAGGAGGAGCGCGCAGAGGATGTAGCTGCCAAGGGGGGCGGAGGTGACGGCAAAACGGTGGTCACTCCTGGCCCGGCCGGGCAGCACGACGGGCGACGGCGCATCCAGAGGGAGGGCCTGATGCGCGTGTACGTGGCCCAGCTGGTGGTAAGGGCGGCCTTCGAGGTGGCCTTTCTGGTGGGCCAGTACCTGCTGTACGGCTTCGAGGTGCCACCCTTCTTTGCCTGTAGCCGCCAGCCTTGCCCACACGTGGTGGACTGCTTCGTGTCGCGGCCAACCGAGAAGACGGTCTTCCTGCTGGTCATGTATGTGGTTAGCTGCCTATGTCTGTTGCTCAACCTCTGTGAGATGGCGCACCTGGGCCTCGGCAGTGCTCAGGACGCTGTACGCGGCCGTCGGGGAGCCTCAGCGCCGGGTCCTGGCCCCGCGCCGCGCCCGCCGCCCTGCGCTTTCCCATCCGCCGCCACCGCGGGGCTGGCTTGCCCTCCCGAATACAGCCTGGTGGTGCGCGCGGCTGAGCGGGCGCGGGCGCACGACCAGAACTTGGCTAACCTGGCCCTGCAGGCACTGCGCGAtggggcggcggcggcagcggtggtCGCGGATCGGGACAGCCCGCCATGCTCAGGGCTCAATGCAGCCTCTCGGGGGCCACCCAGGGCCGGTGGCCCGGCTTCCGGAACCGGTAGCGCCACGTCTGGGGGCACCGTTGGGGAGCAGGGCCGGCCGGGAGCTCAGGAACAGCTGACCACTAAGCCCAGGGCTGGCTCTGAGAAGGGCAGTACAGGCAGTAGGGACGGTAAGGCCACAGTGTGGATCTGA
- the Gjc2 gene encoding gap junction gamma-2 protein isoform X2, which produces MTNMSWSFLTRLLEEIHNHSTFVGKVWLTVLVVFRIVLTAVGGESIYSDEQSKFTCNTRQPGCDNVCYDAFAPLSHVRFWVFQIVVISTPSVMYLGYAVHRLARASEQERRRALRRRPGPRRVPRAQLPPPPPGWPDTTDLGEAEPILALEEEEDEEPGAPEGPGEDTEEERAEDVAAKGGGGDGKTVVTPGPAGQHDGRRRIQREGLMRVYVAQLVVRAAFEVAFLVGQYLLYGFEVPPFFACSRQPCPHVVDCFVSRPTEKTVFLLVMYVVSCLCLLLNLCEMAHLGLGSAQDAVRGRRGASAPGPGPAPRPPPCAFPSAATAGLACPPEYSLVVRAAERARAHDQNLANLALQALRDGAAAAAVVADRDSPPCSGLNAASRGPPRAGGPASGTGSATSGGTVGEQGRPGAQEQLTTKPRAGSEKGSTGSRDGKATVWI; this is translated from the coding sequence ATGACCAACATGAGCTGGAGCTTCCTGACGCGGCTGCTGGAGGAGATCCACAATCATTCCACCTTCGTGGGCAAAGTGTGGCTCACTGTGCTAGTGGTCTTCCGAATTGTGCTAACGGCTGTGGGTGGCGAGTCCATCTATTCGGATGAGCAATCCAAGTTCACCTGCAACACTCGGCAGCCGGGCTGTGACAATGTCTGCTATGACGCCTTCGCGCCGCTGTCGCACGTGCGCTTTTGGGTCTTTCAAATCGTGGTCATCTCCACGCCTTCTGTCATGTACCTGGGCTATGCAGTCCATCGCCTGGCGCGCGCCTCAGAGCAGGAGCGCAGACGCGCCCTCCGTCGTCGCCCCGGCCCCCGGCGCGTGCCCCGGGCGCAGCTGCCACCGCCGCCTCCTGGCTGGCCGGACACCACGGATCTGGGTGAGGCGGAGCCCATACTGgcgctggaggaggaggaggacgaggagccAGGGGCGCCCGAGGGCCCCGGGGAAGACACGGAGGAGGAGCGCGCAGAGGATGTAGCTGCCAAGGGGGGCGGAGGTGACGGCAAAACGGTGGTCACTCCTGGCCCGGCCGGGCAGCACGACGGGCGACGGCGCATCCAGAGGGAGGGCCTGATGCGCGTGTACGTGGCCCAGCTGGTGGTAAGGGCGGCCTTCGAGGTGGCCTTTCTGGTGGGCCAGTACCTGCTGTACGGCTTCGAGGTGCCACCCTTCTTTGCCTGTAGCCGCCAGCCTTGCCCACACGTGGTGGACTGCTTCGTGTCGCGGCCAACCGAGAAGACGGTCTTCCTGCTGGTCATGTATGTGGTTAGCTGCCTATGTCTGTTGCTCAACCTCTGTGAGATGGCGCACCTGGGCCTCGGCAGTGCTCAGGACGCTGTACGCGGCCGTCGGGGAGCCTCAGCGCCGGGTCCTGGCCCCGCGCCGCGCCCGCCGCCCTGCGCTTTCCCATCCGCCGCCACCGCGGGGCTGGCTTGCCCTCCCGAATACAGCCTGGTGGTGCGCGCGGCTGAGCGGGCGCGGGCGCACGACCAGAACTTGGCTAACCTGGCCCTGCAGGCACTGCGCGAtggggcggcggcggcagcggtggtCGCGGATCGGGACAGCCCGCCATGCTCAGGGCTCAATGCAGCCTCTCGGGGGCCACCCAGGGCCGGTGGCCCGGCTTCCGGAACCGGTAGCGCCACGTCTGGGGGCACCGTTGGGGAGCAGGGCCGGCCGGGAGCTCAGGAACAGCTGACCACTAAGCCCAGGGCTGGCTCTGAGAAGGGCAGTACAGGCAGTAGGGACGGTAAGGCCACAGTGTGGATCTGA
- the Guk1 gene encoding guanylate kinase yields MLRRPLVGLAVAALGRAPADGMAGPRPVVLSGPSGAGKSTLLKKLLQEHDSIFGFSVSHTTRTPRPGEENGKDYYFVTREMMQRDIAAGDFIEHAEFSGNLYGTSKAAVRAVQAVNRICVLDVDLQGVRSIKKTDLHPIYISIQPPSLDVLEQRLRLRNTETEESLAKRLVAARADMESSKEPGLFDLVIINDNLDKAYATLKQALSEEIKKAQGTGHA; encoded by the exons GCATGGCAGGACCGAGGCCAGTGGTGCTGAGCGGGCCGTCGGGGGCAGGAAAGAGTACCCTGCTCAAGAAGTTGCTACAGGAACATGACAGCATCTTTGGCTTCAGTGTATCCC ATACTACAAGGACCCCACGACCTGGTGAGGAAAATGGCAAAG ATTACTACTTTGTGACCAGGGAGATGATGCAGCGTGATATTGCAGCAGGGGACTTCATTGAGCATGCTGAGTTCTCAGGGAACCTGTACGGGACAAG CAAGGCGGCTGTTCGGGCTGTGCAGGCCGTGAACCGCATCTGCGTGCTAGACGTTGACCTACAGGGTGTTCGCAGCATCAAGAAGACTGATCTGCATCCCATCTACATCTCTATACAGCCCCCCTCGCTGGATGTGCTG GAGCAACGACTGCGCCTGCGCAACACTGAGACCGAGGAGAGTTTGGCAAAGCGGCTGGTGGCTGCCCGGGCCGACATGGAGAGCA GCAAGGAGCCTGGCTTGTTTGACCTGGTGATCATCAATGACAACTTGGATAAAGCCTATGCAACACTGAAGCAGGCACTCTCTGAG GAAATCAAGAAAGCTCAGGGAACCGGCCATGCCTGA